ATAATGATTTCAATGTTGAAGTTTTTTTGGGAAATATGTACCAATTCAAGAATAAAATTCTGAATTATAAAAGGTATGCTAGATGTGgaaatgttaaaaaattatttattgaatCAACAAACATTAGTATCCGTTTGGATTAAGAATTTCACTtgggaaaatgaaaggaaaagaaaataaagagaaaactcGTTCTTCcttgtatttttcttttcttttaaatattatcaaaaataaaagtttgttttaatataattaaaaattaagaaaaattaaacattaatgtTGTGTAAAATCGAAATTTTGTTTATGaattgggtatattttttatttttattttctcaattttttcgataattaaatatgaaatgtgaattccttgatattttccttttcattccctaatattttctaaattccaAATAGAGCCTTAGAGTTTACTTTTGAACTTACTATGCATTTGGGAGCACGAATTTTAagcattgaatttgaatttgtgtaaatttagataaaatattgAGACTAAAAATTTTAGTAATCCACATTAAAAACAACAAGTTAGCATAGAGCTAAAAGAGTTAAGTATTTATGATTGGAAGTATAAAATTATGTGGAGGTTGTTTTAAATTCTCACATATTCAATAAAAAACTTGACGACTAGAATCTTAACCACTATCTTATTAATAATTCAAAAGGTTTAATACCCTTCAAATTACTTTATTTGTTTAGTCTAAAATGCTTATTCGTTGCAACATTTCTCAAAttttattcacaaaaaaaataaaatatctttctcataaaaatatttttgttttattcacatcataatatatatttaaaatttattcaatttgTTGGTTCATCACGAAATTTGTATCATTACTTTAGTATTATAAAATCATTTATTCTAGTGTTCTAATATTATATTAATGTATTATGTACTATAATATTATTACATTGTAGTCTTCCAACATAACaatgttatattattataatataaataatattactttatattttaaaattataataaatcaTTAAAATAGTGATAATAACATAACTTTATATTTTagttaaaaattttcaattaatgaaatcacaATAAACAATGGATCCTACATGAGTGTCACCCGTTAGGATGATATGTGGTTCGATAGGACTTGATaattgatattattttattagttaaaAAGGCTAATTAGAAGATTAGGTCAATCTTTCAACAAAACTTACCTTATGTTTGGatttgtaatataaaattatattaaaattacaaaaatatgaaattttgcttTTTAAACTTTTTGGAAGATAAAAACAAATGTTTTAAGGTACAAACCAAACGCACCTTAGTACTTATTCTAAGTCATTAGAATTTCTTGTCCAACCCCCACGTATGTGACTAACACAAGTCTCAATTGGAAATTAAGAAGAAGGAAaacgaaaaaaatgaaaaaaagagaaGAGGAAAGTTCCTGCGAAGACTTGACCCCAAGCAACCTAAAACGGTGCCGTTTTTGAAGATCCTTGGACGAAGTAAACTCTGCCCTAGCAGCAACACTTCTTCAATCAAAAGTGAACTTGTTTATTTATAGCAGTAGAAATGGTGGTCAAGCCGAGCAGCCCAACTGGACTGTGACTTTGCTCTACTGTCTCAGATTGTACATCTTGCGGGCGCGCGAACTCTGAACACTTTcctggcattttttttttctctggaAACAACCGGAAAATAGTTCATAAGCAAACAATCAAGCTCTGGGGAGCCCCTCCTCAAGTCAATTTTGGATTCTGGAACAAAAAATCAGCACCCTTTAATCTTCAATGCCTGGTTCATGATTGCCCAGAATTTGCTTTCGATGGATCCATGACTGCCGGCGATAGCATGACCCAGTAGGGAGTAAAGGGCTTCTGAAGAACCCTTGGGTTTGAACAAACTCAATTGGGATATGGACAGATCTAGGTCCAAGAGGAACTACTACTATGACCAGGACTATGAATCTGAAACCCTAGCGAGGACCAAACCCAGGTACAGCAACCATAACCACCACCATTATACAGCGGCCGGCCACCATCATCGCCGCGGTGGCGGTGGCGGTGGCggaggcggcggcggcggcgCCAGAGCGGCCAAGGTCTCGGACTCGTCGTTGATGGTCACCACGAGCTACCGGATCCTTTGCCTCGACGTGAAGGCTGGTGGCGTAATTGGGAAGTCCGGTAGCATCATTAAGGCGATCCGGCAGCATACCGGAGCATGGATCAATGTACACGAGCTGGTTCCGGGCGACGAGGAGCGGGTTATTGAGATTTCGGATACCCGGCGGCGCGACCCGGATGGGCGAATGCCGCAGTTCTCGCCGGCGCAGGACGCGCTGCGGCTGGTTCATGAGAGGATACTTGATAGTGATGGAGGATTTGGTGGTGGTGATGAGGAGGATGATTACGGGCCGCCTCGGGGCGGTGGCGGAAGCCGGGTGGCCACAAGGCTTGTGGTGTCGCGGATGCATGTTGGGTGTTTGCTTGGGAAGGGAGGGAAGATAATTGAGCAAATGAGAGTTGAAACAAAGACCCAGATAAGGATTCTGCCAAGGGATCACAGTTTGCCCCGTTGCGTATCAATGTCGGAGGAGATTGTTCAGGTTAATTTTGGCCCTTCTGCCTGTCCTAGTTGTCTGGTTTTGCAATTTTGAGATTTGATCTTTGGGTTTTGTTTAACTGGATTTGTTCAGTGTTCTCAACTGCATTGATAACTAAGTAACTAACACTGGTTTGGGTTGCTTTGAGTAGATTACTGTGATTTTGGGAGTTGGAAGTTCTAGGGGGATAAATATAGATTGCACAGAGAGTTCCAAGAGTTGCCACATTGTCCACATTGTTGTTTCTACTTGTTCAGTAAACTGTACCTGAAAGTTGCAGCAGCTATTGGAATTGTCtgtagaaattttgaaaattgatcTATGGGTTTCCTTTTTAACTGGGTTGTGCAAGTATTTTCTACTGCATTGATAACTAAAACTGGTTTGTCTTGCTTAGAGTCGAGATGACTGGATTTGGAGTTGAAGTTTGAGGGGGATAATTCTAAATTGCCCAATGAGTTATAGGAGTTGCCCATCGTCCACATTTTGCTTTCTACTCATTTAGTAATCTGCAGTTGACAGTCGTGGTATCTTTTGGAATTGTCTGTTGCAATTTTGAAATTTGATATCTAGGTTTCCTTTTTAACTGGGTTGTGCAAGTATTTTCAGTTGAAATTGTAGTATTTTCTGTTCATTAAGTAATCTGCAGTTGAAAGTTGTAGTATCCATTGGAACTGTCTGTtgcaattttgaaaatttatatttgggtTTCCTACTTTCCTTTCTAGCTGGGTTGTGCTAGTATTTTCAGCTACACTGATAACACACACTGTTTTGGCTTGCTTAGGGTGCAGATTACTGCATTTAGAGTTGAAGTTTAAAGCTATACACCTAAATTGCACAGTGATTGTAAAGGTTATCACATTATTCCTGTACTGATTCCGTAATTTGTAGTTGAAAGCTGCAGACTTGTTTCTTTCTTAGCATGTGTCTAATCACAGTCATTGTGGAGGTGCCACTTCCTTCACTTGCCATGAAGAGTTGGTTCTGGGGGAGATTGGTACTATTAAGCTATGGCATTCATCATACTTCCACAAACTACCTGCCAATAGTAGGAGTTTACGATTTACAGTTCATTTTAACCTCAAGGCTGCTACAGCCATTCTGTTGATTTTTTTTGCTGGGGCAACTGTCATAAAAAGCAATTTAACCATAAAGTAGAGGAAGCCTCACTAGTATGAGTTTTATTGAAGTACTTGACCTGGTTTTGATTTGTTCGATGATTTTATGGTAAACTTGTTTATGAAATGATGAGAAGTTGTGTCTTATATCCAAATCTTGAACTGAAAATGTTATCGTTTGTGGGTTTGATATAGATAGCAGACGCTGCCACAATTATATTTCCTATTTTCGACCTTGGTTTTGAGTGGCTAAGTATTGTATTTATCTTATGGAGGGTGTGATGGTTATTTTAAATTTCTGGGATGACATCAATGTGTTGAATATTAGTTCGGAACATACTACTTGGATTGATTCCTCTTTTTCCAGCTATTGCAATACAAGCATTTGAAATAGGCTCTTTCAACAGAGTATGAAAACTAAACTTGTCTGGTGTGCTAAAGACTGACTTTGCACTTTATGTTGCCCCTTTTAGTTGTCAGTAAACttgaaaagattaaataaaaTCTTCTTTTGGCTAGGACTGTGAGGATATTGTTTATAGTCACTAGGCAACTCTATGCTCAAAGGACTATAATATGAAGTATTTATGCActtacaaaccaatttcaaaaCACCTTCATCCCAAGCTTCTTGAAAAATATGGTAACTAATCTCGTACAAGAAAGGATGGGAAGTTGGAAATGAAGCAGAAAAATTAGAGACTGCTTCACGGTTCACCCTTTGCAGGCCTGAATTTGCAACATTTGGACTTCTGGGAGCTCTTTATGGTTGCTGAAAGTTACTTTATTAGCCTAATTTCATTAGCATTCAAGTAGTTCAGGAACTCAtgttttttctgttttttgtGCTTGCAcagtaaaatttaaaatttatatattttgattaagATTCAATTTTTTGGATATGGATGAATCTACACGTGGTGTAATGACTGAATATGCCTCTGCCCTTTCCCctcaattttatatatttattagatATAAACTTATGTGATCTGCTTCCAATAGCTTAAGCTTTGTTTATAGATCCTAACTAGGGGCACAATATTTATCTAGCAGTTGTATGCCATTCTCCTGGTGTCTGTCAAGAACAAGTTTGCTATTCTAAAAGAGAATGTGTATTTGTTATGACCATATTTTCTCAACAGGGATCAAATTTTTTTGCTTGAAAAATAAGTTCTGATTTGAAATTTCTTTGTTGTCTGATTTAGTTGTTTCCCTTCCAGGTCGTGGGTGATGTGAATGCTGTGAAGAATGCTATAGAAATTATCTCATTGCGCTTGAGGGAAAGCCAACACCGCGATCGTAGTCATGTCCATGGGCGATTACATTCACCAGAGCGATTCTTTCCTCCTGATGATGATTTTTCTCACATGAATAACACATCTCGACGACAATCTTTGGATGGGCCTACTTTCGGATCACGATTACCTGCTACCATGACTAGCTTTAGAGGCAATAACCATGCCTCGCACGCTTCTGGTTCCACAGTGGAATCTGGGGCTGCTCCTGCACTGGACAACATGCAGCCATTTTATGGTGAGGACATTGTGTTTCGAATACTCTGCCCAATTGAGAAGGTTGACAGTGTTGTTGGAGAATCAGATGGGATTATGGATTTGCTTCAAAATGAAATTGGTGTTGATGTTAAGGTTAAGGATCCTATGACTGGGTCAGATGAACAGATAATTAGTATTTCTTCTGAGGAGGTACATGCATTCTCTCTTTGTTATATGAGTGGAAGTTTAGTCTTCTTATGCTTTCAGTGGTGAAGATACTCTTTATTTTTACTCTTTCATCTTTTAGAGCTCTTATAATTAACTATTTAGCACATCTTACTGTACCTAGGTCACTAGGTGGTTGAGATAAATGCTCTTTTATGCTTGTGGTCCCTCCCCAAAAAAATCCCTTTCCCCtcattctttcttttttatttttgttgattttaaattgattttaacgggtttatggtttatgtttgTACAAAAAGGGTCCTGATGATGAGCTATTTCCAGCTCAAGAAGCTTTGTTGCACATCCAAACCCGCATTGTTGATCTTGTTCCAGATAAAGACAATGTTATTACTACCAGATTACTTGTTCCATCCAGTGAAATTGAATGTTTAGATGGAAGAGATGGATTGTTATCTGAGATGAGGAGATCAACGGGTGCAAACATACAGATCCTGCCAAAAGAAGAAGTCCCTGCATGTGCGTTAGCAACTGATGAGCTTGTACAGGTTTGTTGACTGATATGTGTATTGAGTACTATGAAATCCTGAACTCATTGAAATGATTTTGGGAAGATAATGTGCGCAACCCTAGCCAAGGTTCCCTATAACCATTCAACATTTGGCATTTTTTAACTGGTCCTTCATTTTGTCTCCAGATAGTAGGGGAGATAAAGGCAGCTCGAGATGCTCTTGTTGAGGTGACATCAAGACTACGGAGTCACTTATATAGGGAGTTTTTCCTAAAGGACATGCCACCAACGTCCAACTCTGCAGCAGGCCCTGTGGAGAGTGCATTGGGGCAGGAAACAGCTTCTCCCAATAAAGCAACTCCAGCTCCTGAAGTTTATTCTGGAAGTGGTCCTCCAGTGACATATCAGAATGCGCAAATGGTAGCAACAACACAGCTGTCAAAGGTAATTCATGGATAGGGAGATGTTCTTTCTTCAATTAATGTAGCCTGTGATTTTGCTTCCTTCTGAAACTACTATATTGTTCTTGGTTTGTTGCCTTTTTTTGGTGGGGAGAGTGCGGGAGTTTGGGTGTGTGTTAATCATAGCCAACTGCCCCTAAGCGGATGTGGACTTGATAAATTTGGGTTTGAAAATCCTCGAAGTagcctttttttattttatttatattttttttatgaccactgctgctgctgctactacTAACAGTAATTATtcttacaacaacaacaatattaAAGGGTCATCAAAGCTCTGATAACTTGGTTTCTTCCTGGGTAAGCTGCCCTAATATGATTTTAAACTAGATGCAGGATGCAGGCACAAGATTTTGGAGTTCTAAAACTCTGGCCTGTATTTTGTAGGAGTCTGCAGGGTCTAGCAGTGAACCAGTAAAGCAGAACGAAAGTGACCGGCGTGAAGATGCGCCAAGTGGGTTGAGCAGGTAGTGAATCTCTCCTTCATTTAATTATGCAGATTCCCCTTGGAATCACCTTCCCAGTTGTACCTACCAtttatcttcatttttcttaGAATCCCCGTTCCACTTGTCACTCGGAGTATACTGGAAGTTGTAATACCAGAGCATGCAGTTTCCAAGCTCATAACGAAGACGAAAAACAGGCTTGCTCAGTTCAGTGAGGTGCATTTGACTCTTTGtccttatttgtttatttttatttaatttttgtttcaatttGCGTGTGACCAAGCACCTTTTCTCTTGACCATTTTCTATTATTTTAAACAGTTGTCTGGAGCCAATGTTATCCTTATAGAAGATAGACCAGATGTCACagaaaaaattattcaaatatcAGGCACTCCAGAGCAAGCTGAGAAAGCCCAGAGCTTGCTCCAAGGCTTTATTCTTAGCagtaagtctctctctctctctctgtgggcGTGCGCCTGTGCATATGCTAATTATCGGCTTTCTTGGTATTTTATCTGTGTCCCAGCACAAGAGGATGCCCTATGAGGTGGTGTGACGAATGGGCATATACCAAAATGGGATGGTGGCTTCCTGTGCTAATTTGAATGCCGATTTCTTAGATGTTTTTATGAAAACCATGGGGAGGGGAGAGCATTTCACTCCATAATCCTGGTGGAGCATTAAACATTCTGCTGTAAATTTAGTAGCCAAGCTCTACtgggaaaaaaaatttcatggCTTAAGCAAGCAATGTAGTGTGTCCATTTTCCTGCATATATGAGGCTGTGGTTCAGGGCTAGGGCTTTTCTACTTGATTTTCAATTAAGTGGTCTTTTTTAGTCCCTCCTTTTTTAAGGGTAGGAAGTACTAAAGTTGTTACACTTGATTGGAGTCCAGTTGTGATTGCTGTTCTCTAAATGGCTGGAGTTCTTTTCGGAGCTAGCATAGAGCCATCCAAGGGAAAGTGATGTTTGAAAATGAGATGTTCTGTATATAAACAGAGACAAGCGTATAAATGGTCCTCTAATTTTACTTCTCTTTTTTGGCCCTGCTTTTCACAAGCCGCCCATTGATTTTCAGTGTGCTTTTCTTTGTTAATTGATTCATGTTTATGTTTAAACTTGACCCCCCTTAGTTATTAATGGCAGCCACGACTGATTCACTGTTGTATAAGAATACTAGTTTCTCCGCATTTATTGAATTAGGAGgaatgaaattaaatttattactTGATTTTATCATACTcttcatttaaattttcattttattctatTCCTATTTCGTTTCATTCTTCAAACCAAATACGACACTGAGTTCGTCTTCATAAGATAATTAGAGGTGTAAGTTAATTGAAGGTGAGTCAATTTGATTTTAttcaattcaaattttatttaaGACTATTATTCTTGAACAACATATTTTGTTATGCCATCTTGTCCCATCCTATTCCTTATCGCTCTTAATTTTACTAAACGAGACTTGATTCATTACCATTCTCTTTAAAAAAATTGGCATCAAAAAATTGGCATCATGGTTTAAGGTTGGATTTAAGTTTTATCCTTAATGGATCAAAAGAAAGGTAtgatgataaaacagtaaaatttttttgaaagctAAGAGGTTGTTTGGTATTactgtcaaaaattagaaaaaattaaaataaaaattttaattaaaaaatactcattttcatatttaaagtaaaatattataaaaatatgattgaagtcataaaattacaaataataaatattaaaaattactataataaaagaaaatttattataattattttatttaattgatcTACTTTTAGAATTTACAtcacaataaaaaatttattagacataataattaaaaaatagtaaaagtattttataattgactttattattattttttgaaattcatatatgtttttattttaattatatttaaatttgtttgattatttaattttgattttaatttaaaattatataaaatgaataatttatttcaaaaaaacttatttttgaatattaaaatttgtgGAAACATGTTGtcaaaataactgaaaatcataaaatctaatttttagtgTTTTTGCAAACAGTTGAAAACTATCAACACAAATAGAATCTGACAATGAAAATAAACGCATTTTTATAGCTTATTTTTTCACCGtggaaaaatataaacaaaaaaccAGCAATGATACTAAATAAGCCCTAAGGTATCTAGCAAATCTCGTCAGCACGTGATTGAACCATCCTATTGGATGTCTATTATTGGTATGATGTACTTTACGAATTCTATTACTCTCTAAAAAAAGATAGAAGACAATCAAGTAAAGAATTcgaattaaaatgaaaattgttgagaCTTGAGAGATGACACATTATAGGATTAAGGTGGCAAGCTTTTACAAGttttaatttgatatggacatttaATTAGTGAGCAAACCCTATTTTTTAAATAACGAGTTATTCAATTGAGGaaaaattttttcttaaaaaaataaataatttaaagaGCTTTTCATTAAAAAAGGGAACAAAAAAtgccttatttttttttcttctttttaattttataaacattttttagaaaaatattggcTTCCTTAAAGTTTTTTGAAGAAAGCTGCAAAAACTTGTTAGTGATAATTGAGAAAGTAAAAGAACATGATCTTACTTATGTCTTTTTCTGCCACAAATATCCAACTTTCTTTTTCATCTCCAAATAAATCAAGTTTCTTACCCATATTTTAATTACTTTTGAATAAATTTATGTGTCTATCAAACATCGATACTCTTTAAACATTTTCCTAAATATTATTAAaatctttttataattttaaagcaCAATTTTAACATTAGAAATTGTCTTAACATTTCTCAAACATTTATTGAATATCCTCTTATATTTTTAACAATACTttatgttgaatttttgagtctgatccttgtttcGATACTGATAAAGCAAAAATATTTCATGTGTGTGTTTAGTATTTGAACATGTCTATATTTTAGCACACACATGTGATGAAGGGAAAAATTGAAGTCATGAGAAGCTTAAAGAATACATCATCTAACTTATTTCATGAAgaattgaagagcaaaagaagagaagATGTTTATTTGtaaattgtattgcatttagatTTATATTGTAAATGCATGCTTTACATGATATGATATATAAGCTCAActaaccatagactgaccttagggaatCTTAAGTTTTCTTGATAAACCCTATACTCAAAATGTCATACTCATACACTTAAGGGTTGAAATGTTTAAGATCATAACAGGGCCAAACTTACACTTTTAACTAGGCTCGATCGAACGACCCCTTCACGTTTAAACAAGCCTCAGTTGACTGATCGGTCATTTTAAAACTTTGAAGAGCCCAATCGACCGACCATGTTTTGGCCTATTTTATAAAGAGCCGACCGACATTTTAGCCTTAGAAAGCCCTAGCTGACCGACTCTTAAGGCCAGCCAACCGAACCAACAAAGGTTTGGAAATCGCTTATGACCAACCGACCGGTGTCTTCCATGGTTAATCGACCcactttgaaattttgaattttaataaaGGCCAGCCGACCGACGCCTtctctagtcaaccgaacctcacggGTTTGGACATTTTTTTCAGCACTAAAcgagtttaatttttaattaaataattttaataatcccctccatgtccctaacggtcagatTTTTTGGGAATTTTATATATACCCATTTCATAAGCTTAATTAGGGTAAGATTAGATTGataatcctctcaaatttttgtgCTTTAGTTCTTACTCTCTtatactcattcatttgaaaaatcatttctaAGAgagcttttattttctttttacttcATTCACTTGCAAATTTATTGCATTTAAGAGTTGTTTAAGAATCATTCTTGTGAGCAtttatatcatcatttttaaaGCACCCACTCTCACTCGTCTTTCATTTTGACAAAACAATTTTTGAGAGTGAGATTAAAGTTTCTTCCATATATTTTtgtgataaatatttttaggaaaacttATTCTAACTTGTGAATCGTTTTGCACATCTAATGCAAAATCCAAAAGCTCACAttgttttttattgcaaaaattttctTGAGCAAATACCCTATGCTTCTTCTacatttattttgaaatatatttttgataaaATCTTTGGGTAGGTTAAAagaaccttgagcatattttcatatatatatctttgcttgaaaggtttcttatatttatttggacaaaaattatttgaaggcaaaaccctaggttcttctattttttattgaaaaatatttttggagaaatttatttggGTTTTAATCTTTAAAgtattcatcatatatattttattcaaatattgcaaaaattgttttgagaaaaatatatatactttACTGAGTTTGAAATTTCATATCATTCAAAAGTGCATATAAAGTTTCAaattgtacatctctacttgtttGTAGAAACATCTCATTGTacgaaaaaaattaatatttttgtatttcAGGCTTGACCTGAAGAGGGTGACTTTGTCTTGTAAGGAGGAAccagtttgacttaacctagtaaaTTGAGATAGTGAGACTCCGCCCTATAAGAAGGAACCAATTTGActcagtttggtaaattaagtTGGGGGGactctgccccgtaaggagaactggtttaGTTTCACCCGTAAGTGAGATGGGGAGACTGCGCCTCGCAAGAAGTATTGTAAACGGCGTtgctccacctggttaagtgagcacaTAATGGAATCTTTGGGTGGTTGACTCAAGGCGGGAATATAGGCCGGAATGATCGAACCTCAATAAAAAATAGCTGTAtcattctctttccctatactctttactttcCATATGTTTATACTTAAATTGTTATGaatgatttatttgttttaaatatttgcatatattgACATTTGTGGTATTGATGTTtgcatagaaagatcctaggttgctTAATACTGGATGTGGGTTAAAAATGAACACACTTAATCTtgggaagaaaattttaaatatccaattcactcccctcttgaaaatacatcattcCTGTCACTTTGAACAATTAAGGGGTCATTTGGAATCATAAATgcaaaagtgtttttttttttaaaagtattgAATTTAATAAGTATTGAATTGGAAAAGTGTTGAAATTTATAACTGGTGTTTAGTTAATTAAGGGGTATTTGGATAGTTACTATTATTATAAAgtactatatgattattttaaaatatattttaaattaaaaataatagtattttttattaataattttatcaatgacttttttaattatttataattaaaatttaaatattttctattaaaaactaatacaagattattatttttaattaataataattttcttattaatgtacatttataacatattttatcatattaaattatgataaaaataaacttcataatttaatttatttaatttcaatttaaattaataaatagttattGTTAAAtctagaattgaattataataactaatatttattttttaatatatttaaaataaaaatgttaatatttttataattaaaaattcaaatgataattttattaattttttaattaaaatttaaatattttctattaaataaaataaaatattatatatttattaattaacaataatcttgataattatatatatttataacatatgattaccatgataatttatgttaaaaatagtattgataactgaattaaaattttaatttatttaattttaattcaaatttatagatggttctttttattcattcaaGAAGTTAAtgtatgataaaataatatatgattaattttcaattagtaatTATGTTAattgtcatttttaattaatatttaaaaataattaataatttaataatttattatgctaactattatttttattcaatatttaaaatttttattaagtaaaaataatgtaacattattatttttattaaaagtgaTCTTATTCTCATTTTGTATTTATACATATGATTAtcttattaatttatattaaaatattattattaattaatttaatattaataattttttaatattaacttAAATTAATTGAtggttcttcttctttatttcataattgaattatgttaattaatatttaatatataataatacatgataaaataatatatgactaTCTCCTAAtgcatttttttaaattataaaatacttactaaattttcttatatttacaaaaaaTGACCCTACCCATAAATAGTGCAACTTATAAGTGGCCGAATAAATATTTTAGATTCCTTCTCAAAATTCAATTAAACAGTTACATAAAAAATGTTTCTAAAAAAGTACTTTTTACATAAGTGTTTGTTATAATATAACTCAAAtcccacttttttattttttattttttgtacaaatatttattttaagtgataagcgCTATAAACACTTCTTTTTAAGTGCTTCTCAACAAGGGCttaatgaatttttatttgtaaaaattgtAATTAGAAAGAGTAAGAACAAATATATGAATCTTTGAAGATAAaactttattaaaattaatactacttataattaaaaatgaatataatgtgaattttatttttgaaaaataaaaacttataTGTATTAATATTGAACTTAGTTACACAgtgtgatatatatataaaaaaaaaaaaaacactcaataTTTATCat
The Malania oleifera isolate guangnan ecotype guangnan chromosome 13, ASM2987363v1, whole genome shotgun sequence DNA segment above includes these coding regions:
- the LOC131146826 gene encoding RNA-binding KH domain-containing protein RCF3 isoform X1, which codes for MDRSRSKRNYYYDQDYESETLARTKPRYSNHNHHHYTAAGHHHRRGGGGGGGGGGGGARAAKVSDSSLMVTTSYRILCLDVKAGGVIGKSGSIIKAIRQHTGAWINVHELVPGDEERVIEISDTRRRDPDGRMPQFSPAQDALRLVHERILDSDGGFGGGDEEDDYGPPRGGGGSRVATRLVVSRMHVGCLLGKGGKIIEQMRVETKTQIRILPRDHSLPRCVSMSEEIVQVVGDVNAVKNAIEIISLRLRESQHRDRSHVHGRLHSPERFFPPDDDFSHMNNTSRRQSLDGPTFGSRLPATMTSFRGNNHASHASGSTVESGAAPALDNMQPFYGEDIVFRILCPIEKVDSVVGESDGIMDLLQNEIGVDVKVKDPMTGSDEQIISISSEEGPDDELFPAQEALLHIQTRIVDLVPDKDNVITTRLLVPSSEIECLDGRDGLLSEMRRSTGANIQILPKEEVPACALATDELVQIVGEIKAARDALVEVTSRLRSHLYREFFLKDMPPTSNSAAGPVESALGQETASPNKATPAPEVYSGSGPPVTYQNAQMVATTQLSKESAGSSSEPVKQNESDRREDAPSGLSRIPVPLVTRSILEVVIPEHAVSKLITKTKNRLAQFSELSGANVILIEDRPDVTEKIIQISGTPEQAEKAQSLLQGFILSSKSLSLSLWACACAYANYRLSWYFICVPAQEDAL
- the LOC131146826 gene encoding RNA-binding KH domain-containing protein RCF3 isoform X2, which encodes MDRSRSKRNYYYDQDYESETLARTKPRYSNHNHHHYTAAGHHHRRGGGGGGGGGGGGARAAKVSDSSLMVTTSYRILCLDVKAGGVIGKSGSIIKAIRQHTGAWINVHELVPGDEERVIEISDTRRRDPDGRMPQFSPAQDALRLVHERILDSDGGFGGGDEEDDYGPPRGGGGSRVATRLVVSRMHVGCLLGKGGKIIEQMRVETKTQIRILPRDHSLPRCVSMSEEIVQVVGDVNAVKNAIEIISLRLRESQHRDRSHVHGRLHSPERFFPPDDDFSHMNNTSRRQSLDGPTFGSRLPATMTSFRGNNHASHASGSTVESGAAPALDNMQPFYGEDIVFRILCPIEKVDSVVGESDGIMDLLQNEIGVDVKVKDPMTGSDEQIISISSEEGPDDELFPAQEALLHIQTRIVDLVPDKDNVITTRLLVPSSEIECLDGRDGLLSEMRRSTGANIQILPKEEVPACALATDELVQIVGEIKAARDALVEVTSRLRSHLYREFFLKDMPPTSNSAAGPVESALGQETASPNKATPAPEVYSGSGPPVTYQNAQMVATTQLSKESAGSSSEPVKQNESDRREDAPSGLSRIPVPLVTRSILEVVIPEHAVSKLITKTKNRLAQFSELSGANVILIEDRPDVTEKIIQISGTPEQAEKAQSLLQGFILSTQEDAL